A single Pan troglodytes isolate AG18354 chromosome X, NHGRI_mPanTro3-v2.0_pri, whole genome shotgun sequence DNA region contains:
- the PNMA6F gene encoding paraneoplastic antigen Ma6F: MALAMLQDWCRRMGVNAERSLLILDIPDDCEEHEFQEAVRAALSPLGRYRVLIKVFRKELGARAALVEFAEGLNQSLIPRQIAGKGGPWKVISLPQALDAEFQDIPSFPAQPQGQAVARGAGEAGAAGEAGSVGEAGGVNEERSAGEDEAGGIGEAGGVGEAGGAGEAGGVGEAGAAGEAGAAGEAGGAGEAGGAGEAGGAGEAGGAGEEGGTGEEGGAGEAGGAGEEGGEDEAGAAGEAVGAGVVEAWTQSWRQTLRPLVKTMAYRELRPFSGREQPGCVEESFESWLEDAKDMLQLWCHASEREKRRRLLDSLDGLALDIVSGLLEEDPDFSAQDCLTALGQVFRSRDTWMTSRMKFLTCTQGPQEGLFAFVVRLEGLLQKAVEKGAVHPAMANHLRLRQVLSRARPSEALQDTLRRMQLERRPPGFLRLLRLIRDMEAWAASLARSQQGVAWAAAPVESEDPAAAQASPAQGDASEADPGAEDADEAASATKEAARVAPATGEDENAPAGLEGLGQGRSPEAPGGLPARMGSAVDMAPGGPSWEPEGLVQVGGHEAEEPPQEGLKPILEESENEDEDGAGEAGKPKSPPGK, translated from the coding sequence ATGGCTCTGGCGATGCTTCAGGACTGGTGCAGGAGGATGGGTGTGAACGCAGAGCGCTCTCTGCTCATCCTGGATATCCCTGACGACTGCGAGGAACATGAGTTCCAGGAGGCCGTGCGGGCTGCCCTGTCGCCCCTGGGCAGGTACCGAGTGCTCATCAAGGTCTTCAGAAAGGAGCTCGGGGCCAGGGCAGCCTTGGTGGAATTCGCTGAGGGTTTAAACCAAAGCTTGATTCCCCGCCAAATAGCAGGCAAAGGGGGACCCTGGAAAGTGAtctccctgccccaggccctTGATGCTGAGTTTCAGGATATACCCAGTTTCCCTGCACAGCCCCAGGGGCAAGCAGTGGCCAGAGGTGCAGGTGAGGCAGGAGCTGCAGGTGAGGCAGGATCTGTAGGTGAGGCAGGAGGTGTGAATGAGGAAAGATCTGCAGGTGAAGATGAGGCAGGAGGTATAGGTGAGGCAGGAGGTGTAGGTGAGGCAGGAGGCGCAGGTGAGGCAGGAGGTGTAGGTGAGGCAGGAGCAGCAGGTGAGGCAGGAGcagcaggtgaggcaggaggTGCAGGTGAGGCAGGAGGTGCAGGTGAGGCAGGAGGTGCAGGTGAGGCAGGAGGTGCAGGTGAGGAAGGAGGTACAGGTGAGGAAGGAGGTGCAGGTGAGGCAGGAGGCGCAGGTGAGGAAGGAGGTGAAGATGAGGCAGGAGCTGCAGGTGAGGCAGTAGGTGCAGGTGTGGTGGAGGCCTGGACCCAGTCATGGCGCCAGACCCTGCGGCCTCTGGTGAAAACTATGGCCTACCGGGAACTGAGACCCTTTTCCGGGAGGGAGCAGCCAGGCTGCGTGGAAGAGTCCTTTGAGAGCTGGTTGGAGGACGCCAAGGATATGCTGCAGCTGTGGTGCCACGCGTcggaaagggagaaaaggaggcgGCTGCTGGACAGCTTGGATGGCCTGGCCCTGGATATCGTGAGCGGCCTCCTGGAGGAAGATCCAGACTTCTCTGCGCAGGACTGCCTGACGGCGCTGGGGCAGGTGTTTAGGAGCCGGGATACATGGATGACCTCGCGGATGAAGTTCCTGACCTGCACGCAGGGGCCCCAGGAGGGGCTGTTTGCCTTCGTGGTGCGCCTGGAAGGCCTGCTGCAGAAGGCCGTGGAGAAGGGGGCCGTCCACCCAGCCATGGCCAACCACCTGCGACTGCGGCAGGTGCTGTCTCGGGCCCGCCCCAGCGAGGCACTCCAGGATACCCTGAGGAGGATGCAGCTGGAGAGGAGGCCACCTGGCTTCCTGAGGCTGCTGCGGCTCATCCGGGACATGGAGGCGTGGGCAGCCTCCCTAGCAAGGAGCCAGCAGGGTGTGGCCTGGGCAGCGGCCCCAGTGGAGAGTGAAGACCCAGCTGCtgctcaggcctccccagcccaggGGGACGCCAGCGAGGCTGATCCCGGAGCAGAAGATGCTGATGAGGCTGCTTCCGCCACCAAAGAGGCCGCCAGGGTTGCCCCTGCCACTGGGGAGGATGAAAATGCCCCTGCAGGCCTTGAAGGCCTAGGTCAGGGAAGGTCCCCCGAAGCCCCTGGGGGCCTCCCAGCCAGGATGGGCAGTGCAGTCGACATGGCCCCAGGAGGTCCCAGCTGGGAGCCAGAGGGCCTTGTCCAGGTTGGAGGCCACGAGGCTGAGGAGCCTCCCCAGGAGGGGCTCAAGCCCATCTTAGAGGAGTCAGAAAACGAGGATGAGGATGGGGCTGGGGAGGCGGGCAAGCCCAAGTCCCCCCCGGGCAAATAG